TTGCTTCAGCTGCCTGATGCTGGAATTGTTGTGACCCAATGGCTTTATCCCAAACCAAATCATCCACCCTGGAGTTACCAGAAACTGCTCATCTTTCAAGGGGTGGCAGAGTTACCAGAAAGATCACTGTTCCCTGGGCACTGGCCTTTGAGAAGCCACCTGGACTCTACAGCGTCACCGTTGGGCTGTGGGGCTAAAGGCAGGCCATTTTACACTTGAGTGGCTGAGTCATCCTTCAGGGGCATGGTGTAAAGAGGGAACAGCTTGGCTGTAACTCGACTAACTCACAAAGAAAGTGCTCTTCTCCTGGGAGAGAGCATGAGTTGTATGCACAAGTGGAGATCTTGAAGGGAGGCCTGGCCTAGAAAGCCTTCTCAACTCACGTTTGCATGCTGTCTGGGAATTTCAGAGAGAGGGTTCTCACTTCTGAACAACTGTTTCTTAGATGTGTAAACATCGCTTTTAGATGTCTAgtgcccttgcacactcacatggCTTTCTCCGCCTTCCACCCGCTCTCTAACCCCAGTGAATGGCGGATTGAACCCGCATTGCATATCAGAAGGTTTCATTTCCTACCCATGGGATCCTGAGTGTCAGCCCTGCACAGGCTAGCAGCCCACACTCAGCCACAGGCTGTGGCCCCTGTCCAGCCTGCTTTCCTTACCTCCCCGTCCTGACCATGCTTTCTGCACAACACTCACTTATTTCTGGGTCACGCTCACCCATCCCTCCCTGTCCCTGTGACCCCAACGCAGGTGTTTCCCTTTAGCTCTATTTTTCCctcataagaaaacaaacaaataaagaaaacaaaacaaaaaacaaaagcagtcttTCCATCCCACTTTGGGTTCTTCTTTTGCCATAGAGAGCAAATAGTCTTTTTGAATCGACCTGTTTTGAGTACCTGCCAAATTCATTATCAGCCTCTTTCCTGTCACACCAATGTTCTCTGCAAAGGTGAGTTGTGAACCAAGCCTTCAGACTCAGATTTCCCTGGCACCATCAAGCATATGCCAACTAGGACCTTCAAGTTCTGGCTTAGGAGTCTGTACTCTAAAGACCCCCGCCAGGCACGCCTGAGGGTCAACACCTGCCAGGCATGCCTGAGGGTCAACATCTGTCAAGCATGCCTGAGGGTCAACACCTGCCAGGCATGCCTGAGGGTCAACATCTGTCAAGCAGTCTCCATAGAACAAGACACCGTTGTTTGTAATCTGTAGACAAAACTCCCAACTGCCCTCCAAACATCATGGAAGAGCAAAAAATTCCTCCAGCATATTCACTGCAAATGATCCCAGTGATGTCAGCTAATCTCACTGTGTTCTGAGCCATCATCCTCATCTCTGAATAATACTTCTGAATCTTCCAAAGCTTGGAATGCCTGGTGGTACTCTCCTTAGAGCACTGATATAAAAATACAAGGGGGTTGCAGAACACACATCAGTGTGGCTGAagtgaggaggacaatgcaatgGAAGGGCGTGGGGAGTGACAGTGAGGGCAGCAGTTTGGGTGGTCTCTGAAGCCAGGATGAAGGCGTGGATGCTGCTCAGGAGTAGagcctgctccccccacccccaccccaggatcTGACACAGTGTCACCTGCCTCATGTCTTGACATTGGCGGTTACTCCTCGAAGGACTGGTTGAGAGCAAAGGAGGAAACTCCAAAGCTGCTCAGGAAGCCTAAAGATCTTGAGGTGGTGCCTGCGAGCAGGTGGAAACAGGGCAGAGGGGAGGGTGTTTGCtttctgcaaagtcctcctgAAGCTGTTAACACATCTACGGAGGACCAGCTGAGTTTTCACAAGTCACGCCTCTGTGTGTTCCCATCAGGACACACCTCTCCCTTCAAATATTTCTCATGTCTTTGGGGCTAAAGAAAACAATACTCAGAACCCTTTCCTCTAGCTTTTTGAGATCTTTAGCCGATTATTATTGGTTCGTATGCTAATCCCCCTGTGACACTGCATCAGTGGAagcttctttttgtttcattcttaGCACCTGTTGACCAGCCTTTCCTCAGCCTCTGGTAAAAACACATCTGATCCCCATGGCATTAGCATCTTTAGATCCTGCACATTAATGAGATTTCTTGATaactgtctttctgtgtctggcttgcTATAATGAACAATGTCTTAGTTCTATTTATAATCTACTTATAGTGGGGCAGTGTTCCATTGGATGactataaaacattttctttatccattaatCAGCTAGGGGCACTTGAGATGATCCCACTGATTTTTTCTACTGATAAATTTAGCCGTTTAAAGTATATTGGGACCTTTTCTGCATTAGCAGTGGTCACACTCTTATCATGTGGCCAACACTATACTTGTAGTTTTgtgccatttccttccttctgagccagCTTTAAACTCCCAGTCTGTACACACTACCTCCCCTCCTACCTCACACGCTGTCTATTTGACCATTAGGAGCCACTGGCCGTGTGACACAAGTCAGGTGCAGTGTTCAGGGATCCACACAGACTATTTGTCAAAAGTCTGGCTGCTTTCTGTGTATGCTTCCTGGCTGCGCTCACAGATGCACGCACGTGGAGCCGTGAGTCCAGGAGAAAGCAGGCGTGCTGGGTTTCCTCCAGGCTCTCTATGTCCTGTCACACAGTGCCTCTTCCCcgtctttctcctctcctccacccTAAGAGAAAAACCTGTTCCCGAGACTCTGTGGGGACGCCTCCCCAGCAGGCAGTGCTCACAGGCTTGGATTCTGATGTTATGCCCACATCTGTCTAGAGCCCACCACCCTCACTCACCCTTAATGAATCCCTTTTATAGATTATGGATTTTTATGAGTCCCTTTAATGAATTTGATAATGTAAGAGTTTATTGAGCAGCCATGCCCACTTGCCCTGTCTAACCTTCAGTGTGGCATGGGAACATCCTCAGAAAAAATATTCCCGTGCCTTGTCTTGAAATCACTACCTTAAACTGTCCTACAGTCCTGCCTCCAAGATCAGGCTGGTCCCACTCATGTCCTCACTGCTGCTCTTCACTTCTCTAGTTTCCTGAACACCAATACCTTTTCCAGCTTCCTCTCAGTGGACAGGTTTGCCTCCTGTTTTAGGGTGAAAAGGAAGCCATCAGAAATGCATCCCAGAGGCTCGGGCCACCGCAAGCATCAGTCTGCCCGTGGCTACTCCTGGCCTCTGCTCTATCATCCCCTAGGCCTACCTTCCACTTCTGTGTGTTTGGTGCCTGTCGACAGAGGTGACCCTACGGGAGAATGATGTCAGCGTGCGGTTCCACCGTCAGACACTGGAGCACAGGGCTGTGCTGCAAgaagacacaccacacaccaatGTCCCACAAGTGCCTGCTCTGAGATTGGGTCACCTCCAGCTCCCGGCCTGAGTTCACAGGCATCTCTGTGTGTCGAATAGTGACTAGCCACATGGCTCCTTCAGTTTGAACACCAACAAACCCTGGGAATGCATTTTTCCCTTGGCCACTTCTGAAATTCCTTTGAACTGTATGATGTTAAAATTGTTTCATAATTCTTATGTTTAatatgttggttttctttttaacttttagaaTTTGAAATATATGTTGTATCACTTGAAGAAGATGGAATTAACCCCTCCTTCTCCCTGTTAGCGTGGACTGCACACAGAATGTTCACTAATGTGATCATTGGTCAGTAATAAGGCAGTTGGTATtttggtcatttcattgcataaaAAATTCTCAGTAGATTTCTGAATAGATTTTCAAGAGGATCTGAAGATGGATATATATACTTCCTCTTACTacttatgtgtgcatatgttgtCTCTGTGAGTTAATGTACAACaggtacatgcatgcacagaggacattgatcccctgaaactgagctacagacagttgtgagctacctgacatgggtgctgggaaccaaactcaggtcccctggaagggcagcaaatgctcttaattgctggACCATCTCTGCAACCGCagactgtttctgtttttgttttctttttttaacttgagAAATAGTGAAAATAATTGGTATTCACAAAGTTACTACACCTgatcacaaaaacagaaatggtTTAGACTGAGGCGCTGAGGTGCCCTGATTTGTGCTATGTGTTTAGTATTGGTCCCTGCGAAGTAAACACCACAAGGCTGGACCTTCCAGTGCAGGAAATGTGTTGGCCCAGTATTCTAGCTCTGCAAGTCGCACTAGAACAAACATGGCGATGACTCTGCCACCCACATCGTGATGACAAACCCcacacacaggcagaggcagCGCAGCCCCAACCTCTGCTGTCACTCTGAAGTTACAATGTTTTAACTCCTAGGAATCATTCCCTAAACAAAACAATCTCAAGGAGTAACCGGtctgctttggttttgttttgcttgtttcttctgttttgtttttactctcTGAACCTTTAACGTCATAGAAGAAGGTAGATTGGTCAGATTCCTAGCTGGCTGGCAGGGTCACATGAACATAACTGGCCTCTTTTGTTCCCTAATGGCGCGTGTGCTTGTAAGACACCTGTGACATGAAATAGAATCTTGATACCGGTCTCTTCCACATGCTGAATATGACGGGGagtttgaaattttgtttctCATTCATACCAGAGAGAAGAGCTAGATGACAGAGGAGTGAACGGCACAAAGAGGAGGCTAAGTGAGCTTGTCTGCCGGGGTGAACAGAGGCCGGCAAAGCAGGAGTAACAAGAAACTAGTTTCAGCCAGAGAATCAGCCTGTCTCCTCCATCCTCTTCAGTTTGCAATGACGTTACCTTGTCTAGGCTGGCTGTGGTATCTAGAACCCCCTCCCTAGATTGTCTCTGCTGGAGAAGTCCAAGACAGATTGTTTTCTGAATGGCAGCAGGCTGTGTTCCTAAACAAGCTGGTGTCACGCCAGGACTCAGCTAAGAGTGACCCTCAAGGGAATACAGCCTGAGAGCTGTCCTCATCTTTCACCTGTCTGGTCTAGCAGTTCCCTGATGGGCTGGGGCTGAGCTTTCTTTGAGAGAGAgtgagtccttccttccttccttccttccttccttccttctagcaGTTTCTTAGTTCATTGCTCCCCAAAGCCTTGGCCCTAAATTCAGGCTTCTAGGATTGAGGTAAGGAAGCAGTAGGGCCCTTTTAATACCTGGTCCCTATGGAGCCAGTTTAGTTAATCCATTTGTTGCAAGATGGAGCAAATTGAGGAAGAGAGGTCTTCCCTAAGAGCTGAGACCTTATGCTAGGAAAATGCTAGTTGCACCTTCAGAAACACATAACATCTGTGGGGGAAGGCTGGCAATTCTAGTATAGACACGAAATCAAAGATATTTAGGtcagccaggcaatggtggcccACGCCATTCATCTCAGcattgggaagctgaggcagacagagctctcagtttgagtccagcctgtctacagagtgagttccaggacagccaaggctacacggagagaTCCTGTTGTGAAAattcagagagaagaggaggggaagcagGGAGAGACTTAAGCTCTGAAGTGTTGgttgaaaacaaaaaagcaagctgaggcaATGACTGGGAAGCAACTGCCCGCCGCGGGAGTTATCCTAACTGCTTTTCTGAGAAGCCTGATCTTCTTCTGAGATGCACACTGCCTACCTCTCAGCATCCTCACTTTCCTCAGTATTCACCCAGGAAATGCCAAAGCAGAAAAAACTGTCTGGTGTGTCCACATTGGACAATCAGGGAAAATGACCTGTGGAAGAAGAGCTCACTGGGCACCAGAAAGGTTTACAAGAAAGGAGCTGCTGGGATTATTCCTCTCCCTAAACGCTGGTGCGACCATGGACACAAAGTAATAAATCTgggggctgctcttccaaaggtcatgagttcaattcccagcaaccacatggtggctcacaaccatctataacgtgaactgattcccttttctggcaggtgtaaatgcagatagaacactcatatacataaaataaataaatctttaaaacaaaaaaaaaataataaatccagTCACAGGTTATCATACATTTCTGCACATTAGCTTGTCCATGGCCATCTCTGGACAATGACTAATTCTGACATCCTTCTACTTAATGTCACTTCTGTCATTCCGGCCGCCCTCAGACACACTGCCTTTGCAGGTTCTCCACCTCCAGCTGTGTGCTCTGGCCAACCAATCACTTGGACCCACTGTCCTGAGGCATCACAGACAGGAACGTCATGAGGTTCAGTGATTCAACACATCTGATTACCCATGAAGTCCCCCATAGGCCAACAGCCGAGAAACCTACATCCTGGATAGAGGAGCTCTCGCTTTCCACCTGGAGCAGCTAAGGGAGCCCCTTCTCCCGGGGAACGCTTCTGAAGCCAATAGCTAACAAAGGAGAATCAAAGCTGTCCTGGTCCTCTAGCTGCCCAACCAGGTAGGCTGAAGCGTGAGTAAAGAGCTTAGTGGGAACCAGGGCGGTGTCTCTGGAGGTCTTTCATAGGAGATGACGTGGTGGGACTTTCTCTAGGGACCAAGCCTGGCTCCAGGTCCATATACCCATCGGGAAGTCTCAGCCTCAATGCCAGCATCCCCTCCCCGACATCCACAGACCGTCCCTGCTCCTCCAGAATCAGGCGACAGAAGACTCCACGGGTGACTTATGAACACATCtatgcctttcttctttcctagACTGTGGCTTCCTTTTAAATTCACGGTTGTCTTGCATGTTTATATGCTGTGAAGTTTACACAGAGCTGAGGGGACAAGTGGGAAATGTGTCTCATGAGCTGTAGGCTCCTGTAGGGGGGGGTGATCTGGTCCCAGTGTTTGTCTTCCTCCATCAGTGCTGCCTTGCTGTGGCCCCAGACAGATCTGCTTCAGGGATGAGGGGTGGAAACTGAAGCTTGTGATTTTGAGGCTGCAAGGTCACCTGGGTACCCACTGGGATGTGAGGTCACCTGGGTACCCACTGGGATCCAAGGGAGCATCGGTGGGGTTGGGCGGCTAGCCTCTCCCTGGAAAACAGACGCCCAAGGGTGCAAAGAAATCTGTGTATCTCCTCAAGCCTCTCCTTTCATTTCAGCAGGAGGAAGTCCCCACCAGCCTCATTTTCTGCTCTCTGCCCCTGGGAGCTCTTGGTGGGTTTTCCTTCACTGGAGAGGCTTAGTGAGGTGAGGCTGATGAATGAAATATGGCTTCAGTGTGATGGGCACAGCAACTCAGTATGCACTTTGATGGGCTGTGTGGGGTGCATGCTTACACACCTCTGGACGCATGACTGTAGTGGTCTGAGCAGAGCCGGTGGCAGAGCCATGGTTTGAACCTGGCTGTGCATGAGGCCAGGCTTTCCTGGTGGTGTCTGATGGCCGTCTCCCCTGGGAACCGTGTTAGGTGTGCATGGCCAGGAGGCTCAATCCTGCTGAAGCTGTGTCCTCTAGTCCTAGACTCTTAGGAATTCACTGTGGGTTGTCAGTGGCTCCCTAGGTGATAGAACCCGGAGCCACCAAGGACTGTGGCTCTACTGCCTCCTCGAGCAACCACTACACTGCAAGTCTGCCCAGGAGGGCCAGAGATGCCATTACAGAGCTGTGCAGCACTCTGTGGAGCAGGTTGCTTAAGAGTGAGTACGGAAGCCTTTCCACGCgcagcctttctctctcttttctgtgtcTCCTCACACAGAAGTACTTAAGTTTAGGCATAAGgtcattgtgtaattcaaatgctctTTTCTATACCTCCCATGTCTGGGAATAATCCTTGTTCTAAGAATCTCCTATCTCAATGCTGTGTTatcactgctccccaattgtccctgagcatgccaataaagcagcttacagctgAGCAGAGGAGAGAATAGGACTAGATTTCCTACCAACCAGGGGAGAAGGAGATAGAGCAGGAAGTAGGGGATCACAGGAGAGGTCCAAgagacatcaggagaaggagctgAATTAGGAAAGCTACAAAGAGCAAGCATCTTTGGGATGCATGCTCAGagaaagccaaattagcttagagggttaaggaCAGAGTTAGAACTGCTCAGTTCTTATGCCGTAaagcttattattaaataaatgtaaaagagtctcaattatgttgggttaagagagaaactaagaaacaaacacagttttataaaaataaccataaCACCTAAGTAATGTAAATTCATTATTGAACAAGGGTAATGTGAGAGTGGCTCATGGGAGATTTTTAATGTCTGGAAATACATTAGATGAGCTGGTAGGGGATTATGCTGCCAAAACCTGTTGGGAGGCATCAGGGATTCTGGAGAATGTGCTCAGTGCTCAGGTGAGCCCTGGAGACAAGGGTTCCAACCTTCCAGTCTGACTGAAGCTGCAAAATCCTGCTCTGTGATGCCTTCTTTCCGCTCCACATTCCCATCTGAGTAATAATAAGCCGCTCACGGGAGCACAGTGCTGGTTAGCTTACACATGGAGCAAACCGCCCCATTATGAGTCTCACTAGGAACCCGGGGAGATCAAGTAAGATTGGACAATGTTCCTGCCTGCTGTGGTCTCAGGCTGCTCTGAGCACCAGCTCAGGCCAGGAGTGCTTTGAATTCCTATGTCCCCCCTAAGGCAGGGCAGAGTCTTCAGGCTCATGTTCCTGTGGCCTTTCCCATCCAGGGGCTGGGGACATGTGGAGAGCCTACTCTGACATGAGAGAGGCCAACTGGAAAAACTCAGACAAATACTTCCACGCTCGGGGCTACTATGACGCTGCCCAAAGGGGGCCAGGGGGAGTCTGGGCCGCTGAAGTCATCAGGTACCACCAACTGACGCGACCAGGAGTGGGTGGCAGGGCTCACTCTCCTAAGAGATGAGGTGAGCCCCAGGTAAGGTCTTGCCAGTCTGGACTCCTCCTTTTGCTCATGCTCTGTTTCTGCTTGACATAGACCCTGGGCTGTGCTCGGAGCCAGCAGGCAGCTCGACCGGGGCAGGCCTGCTTCTCTGGTGATACTCAACTCACAAAAGATGATCAGCCTGGCCTATGCAGGACTGGGTCTCCACAagtcctccttcctgctccttcctGGTTTCCTGCTGAAGCCACCCCATGAGAAGGGCAGACCTGGGAGAGGAGACTGTCCACACAGCTCGTGACTGAtctctgtgtctgcttctcctAGTGATGCCAGAGAAGGCTTTCAGAGTCTCATAGGCCGTGGACACAAGGACACATGGACACAGATCGGGCCGCAGTGGCAAGGACCCCAATCACTACAGGCCTTCTGGCCTGCCTGGCAAGTACTGACCATCCTTCTGTCAGCTTCAGGGAGCTGTGCTGTGGGCCCTGCAGGTAGGTCACGTGGTACTTCAGTTTTCATCCCTCGTGGGTGAGGATAACCTAtagtgtgtgtgtaatagatttgcaggtgatgaatatttttgtttAGGCTGAGGTCATGCGTGCTCAGCAGTCAGAGCAGATAGATAGCTCTGATGACTGCCCCAGTCTTCATGCATGCTCACTCAAGTCCTCAAGCCTCTGCAGTTACGGGCTTACTGTTTCCAGGCCCTTCCGTGTcctgacccccacccccagtgtctATTCTGTCCCTgcactctttcttcttttcttcatgcCTTAGTCTgatttttctctgcctctgtgggcAGAGGACACAACTGTTGGATGATTCTATTGGTGAATGCTGCCTTAGCCACTGCTGCCTTGATACTCTACCATCACAGCAACACCTTCAAATCCAACTATCCACCAGTTATCCAGTTACTCATTACAGCAGAGGAGTAACTCACCGTCTCCCAATGTaatgtttccatgtgtgtgtgtgcaggtgtgcatgtgtgtgtgtgtatattactGCCTGTgcagatggatgtgtttgtgtcggaggcaggaggatcacttcaTCTTTGTTCTCTCAAGCACTGTCTGCCTTCTTTTTTATTCAGGGTTTTTCAGTGGCCTGGAGCTCTCTGGACTTTCAggtcagctaggctggctggacagtgagccccagacctgcctgcctcttcctccccagtgctgatcACATGGGTGTTGGGGGTTGATCTTAGATTCTAGGACTTGCACCCCAAGCCCCTTACACGCTGTTCCAT
This is a stretch of genomic DNA from Meriones unguiculatus strain TT.TT164.6M chromosome 1, Bangor_MerUng_6.1, whole genome shotgun sequence. It encodes these proteins:
- the LOC132650721 gene encoding serum amyloid A-5 protein-like produces the protein MTVIEPGATKDCGSTASSSNHYTASLPRRARDAITELCSTLWSRLLKRAGDMWRAYSDMREANWKNSDKYFHARGYYDAAQRGPGGVWAAEVIRYHQLTRPGVGGRAHSPKR